The sequence AGGATGTAAATGATACTGGCCGTCGCCGCACTCGGGTACGCGTTGAACACGATGGCGACGACGAGTGCGAACACGGCAACCACCAGGATGATGGTGAGGAACGCGAACCACAGCAGCATGTTCTTGCCGCGGTCGCCCACGTACTCACCAATGACGTACCCGATTGACTTCCCCTCGTGTCGGATACTGCTCGACAGCGAGACGAAGTCGTGAACGGAGCCCAAAATCGGGTTGCCGATCGCGATCCACAGCAGGGCCGGGACCCAGCCCCACCAGACCCCCGCTGTGATCGGACCGACGATCGGCGCGCCGCCCGCGATACTTGAGAAGTGATGCCCCAATAGCACCGGCTTTTTCGCCGGTACGTACTCCTGGCCGTCTTCGTACTTGTGCGCTGGCGTCTCACGACCCTCATCCAGTCCCACGAACTGGGCGAGATACCTCGAATACCCGAGGTATGCGACCGTGAAGATCGCGAGCACGGCGAGCACAAGCCATATTGCCTGCATGGTATAGGACCTCAATCGCAGTTTGGACTAGATTGACTTAAATATTGGTAGCCTGGTCCGAGTCCTGTCCGAAATTCGTACTGTCCTGTGCCTCCGCCTTCCGTTCTGCCGAGTCTCCCGTCGGTCGAAAAGGCGGATAGGAAAACCGAGGCGCCCCCTCGTATCAGTTCGCCCACAGTAGCTCCCCGCTGACCGCCGATCAGGCGATGGCGTTCGCCTCGGTCTCGATGGCGAGTTCGGCGGCGACGTCGTCGAGAAGGGTGTCTTTGATCTCTTCGACACGCGCCTCGATGTGGGCGACGACCGGTTCGTCGAAGTCGGATTCGATCCGCTCGATACGGTCGCGCTCGGTCGCGACGCGCTCGCGAAGGTACTGCGCGCCCACGCCCGATTCGCCCTCGTCGGGGGCGGGCGTGATCTTGTTGATGACCAGGCCGTCCACGTCGATTTCGTAGTCCTCGAGTTCTTCGATCGCCCGTTCGGTCTCCCGAATCGAGAGTTCGTCGGGGTTCAACACGAGATAGAACCCCGAGTCGTTCCTGAGTTTGTCGCCCGCGAAATCGAATTTCTCCTTGCGTTCCCGGAGGTGATTGATGATGTCGTCCGTCTCGGCCTTTTTGCGAGCCTCCTTTTCGCCGATCGCAGCCTTCTCGAAGAGCTCGATGCTCTTCGCGCGCTTCTCGATGAGGCGGTCGATCCAGTCCTCGAGGAACGCCGGAAGCGAGAGCAAGCGCAGGGTCCCGCCGGTCGGGGAGGTGTCGAAGACGACCCTGTCGAAGTCATCGGCCTCGCGCATCACCTCGATGAAACGGTCGAAGAGCGCCGCCTCGTAGGCGCCTGGCGTCCGATGGGCCAGCTCGATCTGCTGGTCGAGGGCGTTGACGATGGAGGCGCTGACCTGATCGGTCATCCGTCGCTTGATCTCCATGAGATGCTCGTCGACCGCCTCATCCGGATCGATCTCCATCGCGAACAGGTTTTCCACGCCATCGACCGGGGACGGGTCGTCGTCGAACGCCTGGTCGAAGACGTCGGAGGTGCTGTGCGCGGGGTCAGTCGAGACGAGGAGCGTTCGGAGGCCGTCACGGGCGCATTTCAGGCCGTACGCGCTCGAAACGGTCGTCTTGCCGACGCCGCCTTTCCCGCCGAAGAAGACGAATTTATTCATGTTAGAAGTGGTACTGTGCGCCGGCCCGCTCGATCATCGATTCGCGGTCCCACATGCGCC is a genomic window of Halanaeroarchaeum sulfurireducens containing:
- a CDS encoding ArsA family ATPase; the protein is MNKFVFFGGKGGVGKTTVSSAYGLKCARDGLRTLLVSTDPAHSTSDVFDQAFDDDPSPVDGVENLFAMEIDPDEAVDEHLMEIKRRMTDQVSASIVNALDQQIELAHRTPGAYEAALFDRFIEVMREADDFDRVVFDTSPTGGTLRLLSLPAFLEDWIDRLIEKRAKSIELFEKAAIGEKEARKKAETDDIINHLRERKEKFDFAGDKLRNDSGFYLVLNPDELSIRETERAIEELEDYEIDVDGLVINKITPAPDEGESGVGAQYLRERVATERDRIERIESDFDEPVVAHIEARVEEIKDTLLDDVAAELAIETEANAIA